A segment of the Macrotis lagotis isolate mMagLag1 chromosome 8, bilby.v1.9.chrom.fasta, whole genome shotgun sequence genome:
aaaagagaaagtgaagaaaagaaaagagggatgggcatctaggtgaccctagagtcaggagggcctgagtttaaatttggtctcacacttactagctttgtgaaccAAGTCATTTTAActcaaaaaaagggggaagggaaaggaagaataagaaaaaagatgtgaaaggagagagagaaaaaagagagaaggaaagaaaagaaaaaaaagagatggataaAGCCTTTCTTAAATGCTCACTATCTGCCTGGCCTAAcagctggagatacaaatacaaccCAGCAAGAGAGTTGTACTGAGCATCGAGGAGATTAGATTCTAGAAGACAAGAGTAGTAGAAAGAGGAATtgtaaagtgggggggggagaggagaagaggaacagagaagaagaaaagaaatggaaagaggagaaagggaaagaaaggagcagAGAAAGGGGGTgttaggagagaaagaagagaaaggaggaaagtgatgataaagaaaaaggggaagagataaaagaagaaaaagagaaagaaggcaaGGACCTTTTGCCTTTGTAGTTCATCACCCCCATAGCATGCCTGGCCAATAGTAATTGataaataaatgcctgttgattgattttagaaggaagggaaaagaaagaaaaacaaagaaagaaagaaagggagaaaatgaagaaagagaaaagggaatgagCACTGAAATGAAGGATTGAAATGAAAATGGTCTCCTGTTtagtggaaaaaatagaaatcagaaattTAAATGTCCAAATTCTTTATGTATTAGTTATAAGAAGAGGGTATTTACgtcatgctttaaggtttgcaaaacagaTAGTTTCTTCATGCTGGAGTTCCCTACAGATAAAAACCACCAGTTACCAACTGAGATTCTCAACAATCCTCCCACTATAAGTTTCATCATTGCCTCAatttcagatgaggaagatgaggttTTGAAAGACTATGGATCTTAAAGTCCATTGTCCCAGAGCTAGTAACTGTCAAGAGACAGGCCTGGAATCTAAATGTTCCTAACACCAAGCCCAGGGCTAAGACATACTGCTTCACAAGAAGAGGGAGTAACATGGACCAAAATGAGAGAGTGGATGTGCAAAGGAGAGAGATGGGAAAGGAGGTGAGGGTGAGTGAGGCAAGCTGCTTCATGAGTATTGAGCTATACATTCCACGAAGGCCTTGGGGAAACCAATGTCCTCATTCCCCTGTTTTTATAGATGATGATCATCAACACTGGCGCTATGGAGGTGAGATGTCACAGTATTCTACCATCACTCCCTTACTCTTTCACAAGATCCTCACCCTTTATCATTCCTAAAATCCCATGGATCCTCAGACCTTATAAAGAGATCATTCCCCCTCCTTTATTCCAGTGTGATAGTTGCCCCTATTCCTGAGCAACCTAGAGCCCCCCAACACCTCCCATctccctttgctttcctttcctccctttttgtctccccttccttccttctttcctcttcaccCCTTatgtcttcctctctcctctttccctttttcttctcacctttctctccctttacaattctttctaatacgcctttctttcctcctctctctcctcagtCCTCCAATAACCTTACCTGGGCCAACTaatctgatcttgctctctctgaTCTGAGTCAATTACACTTGACTTTCAGCCCCCTATATCTCTGGACCCCATCACTGGTTTCCCTTTTTGCCCCCCCCCACTAATACTGACCCTCGCTGTACCTGTCCCCATCCTCACCCTGACCTCCACCTACCCACCGGGCGCCTCTCGACCCCGTTCCCAGGAGGCCCGCTCTGGCCCCGGGTCTCCCGAGCCTGCGGGGGACACCTTCAGTCACCAGTGGACATCCGGACGGACTTCACCTATTTCAGGCCTCACCTGATGCCCCCCCAGCTTCACGGCTTCCTCCTCCCCCCGGATCAGTCTCTAAAGCTGCAGAACAACGGCCATACAGGTGAGGCTGCTACCGGAGGAGGGCGGAGCTGAAAGGGAGGAGCCACGGCTAAGGTGGGCCccagaggagaggggagggggaggtgtTGCTGCACCCCAGGCCCTGGAGTCGGTTAGGAGGTAGGATCTTGGGGAGTCCCCAGTGCtcctctttccattgtttcctctCATCTCTTCCTCAGTGAAGCTAACACTGCCCCCTGGATTATGGATGACATTGGACCAAGGAACAGAGTACCGGGCCCTCCAGCTACATTTGCACTGGGGGGCTCCTGGGGTACCGGGCTCAGAGCATACTGTCAATGGTCACCGGTTTCCGGCTGAGGTGAGCAGTAGGCTGAGGCCAGCAACGGGGGCTGAGGTGAGCCGGGCAGACGTGAGAGGTTtggtttgggggtttgggggtttGGGTTAAACATCACTTCTTATTCTAGATTCATGTAGTTCACCTCAACACCCGGTTTGACACGGTTGAAGAAGCCTTGGGGCAGCCCGGAGGCTTAGCTGTGCTGGCCGCCTTCCTTCAGGTACtacctgccccccaccccaccccaggaaTCCCATGCCTGGAAGACATTGACGCTGGAGACTGCAATCTCTATACCCTATTACCCAGCAGCCTTTGACTTGGGCATTTTGTGACCTCTGACAAATGATCCCCAGGGACGCTCCAGTTCCTTCACCCCACAGAATTCTTGCCGTCAGTCTTTCCTCTTCCGAGATCCATAACCCTTTCCCTGTTATAACCAGTTTCTGTATCAtcttgaacccccccccccccacaatcttCCCATTCTCTTTAGGACCCCAGcaccctttccccttccctccaacCGTAGTAACTTTCAGAGGAAAAAGCCTGGGGAGGTGGAGGTAAGGACAATTGGATGGAAGTTTTATTGGAGGCACTCTTGCATGAGTCCCCCGACCCCAAACCCATTCCTGAGTCTCCCTCCTGTAACCTAGTCTTGTGTCCGATTGTATGTCTCCTCTTAAGGAGGGTCCAGAAGAGAATGATGCCTATGAGGAGCTTCTGTCACATCTTGGGTCAATTGATGAGGAAGGTTAGTTTTTGCCTTTATCCATTTCCCCACTCCTCTATTCATAGGACAATCCTTAGAGAGCCCCCTTGTCTGAGGGGAGAAATGTGTTCCCTTTCCTAAAGGGACTCAGGTAACAGTTTAGTGGTGGCTTCATTACCCTAACATTAAGGAAGACAGGAAAGAGAAACTTACCAGTAGGTATCAAAAAGCAGTGTGGTTGGTATACgatatggaatcagaaagagCCGGGCTCAGATCCTCTCTCTGATCCTTATTAGCTACATGACCAAGAGCATTCActacctctctgcctcagtttcctcatctataaaatgaaaggattccACTAAATTGTGTTTATTCCTAACTCTAAATCCTTGTGATACCCAAGGACTTTAGACAGACCAAACAAACAGtaagtttttcagttttctagATGGCTAAGGATTAAATCTTCTCAAGCaccacaattaaaaaaatatctatgtTGGGTGCTAGTTTTTGAATATGTGTGCCATACTTCCTGGTTCTCTTAAATAGAGGGTACAAACAGAATATGTCCTTATCTTGATGACTTGGTCAACATTTATTTTAGACTAAACCTGTGATTTTTATTGGCAAAGGGAACTCCCTTATCTAAAGACctgcttttttgttttatagaGTTGCTTGGGGACATtgaaggattaagtgatttgcccctaCCTGTGTACTTGTCTGAGGcagaggacttgaacccagagtTTTTCTGACTACCAAGTCAGCTTACTATATGCCCTGTTATTATCCCTCTCTGGGTCATCATTAAGAAGACTAATTGTACTGTGCTCAGATGCCCTGAGGGCTTGTTGAGATAGCCATAGACTTGACTGCTCATGTGAGGTGCAGAGCAGTAGCCCCTGTGGACAGAAGAGGATCAAGTCTGGTTGGAGGTGCTTTTTAACACAGTTCTGTCTGCCTCTGGGAGCTCCCTGCTGCCAGCTCTCACTCCTATTCCCACTTTAAATTTCTTGCTACTGGGGAGCAATCAGATAACCCCATTTTGGGGATTATGTGTAAAATAAGAATAGTTTCATACAGAGGATGTCTGTGTGAATGGCTCTCCTGTGCATGGCCTTTATCCCATGAATCTTGAAATATCTAACTTACTGACTGAGACGTCCTTTTTGTTCCTAGTCTCAGATTAGTAAGGGTTTCTAATGTCTTTAAATGCTAAAATGACCCAGAATAAAGAAATGATCAGAACTGGGCAGGCTTAATCAAGAAACAATTCTGATAGGAGTCATAGGGTAAAGAGTGCTGGGATCtggagagatctgagttcaaatctgccctctgccacttactatctgtgtgaccatgggtgaATCAATTAGATTTTCTGAGCCTCActtttcccaactgtaaaatgagaatatcatCTTTAATAGTTcatttgtgaggatcaaatgacattatatatggaaagcattttgcaaatctcacactattatattattattattattatacatagaGGAGGGATGTTTGATATAGAATGAGATTCTGAGGCTACCTGGTACTGAGAGATGGGGTCGgatagggaaagagagagagagagagagagagagagagagagagagagagagagagagagagagagagagagatagctagACATACAAACTCAAAACCAGAGAAAATGGAGGGAGAGGCAAACTTCCTTTAATGACCTCCTGTGGATGACTACTCCTTTCTGGACAGATTCAGAGACCTTGGTCTCAGGACTAGATGTGTCTGCACTCCTGCCTCATGATCTCCACCGATATTTTCGCTATAAAGGCTCTCTGACCACACCCCCCTGCTCCCAGGGGGTCATCTGGACAGTGTTCAACAAGACAGTGCTTCTGAGTGCTGAGCAGGTAGGTCTGTAGGGGAACTTGAAGCTGTGGGCAGGAGGTGGGTAGGAACTTGTGGGtaggagaaggggggaaaggatACATCAGTcctaaaggggaaaatatggagaTATTTGGGGGGGGTGACAATGGGAGAAGTGAAGAGGAGATAGAAGAGGAATGGGTAAGTGTGGTGGGGAGATAGGGCAAGTATTTGGGTATAGGGAATTGTGGTGTTAAGCTCATGATACAATGAGTACCATGAGGGTCTCTGGACATGGGGACCGTGGAGGATGGTGGGGAGTGAGTCTTCTTATCTCCCCTCAGTTCCTGTCTTTGAACCCTCTCCTATGACCCACTCCATGCCCTAAGATTCCTTATTTCCCTGTTACCACCAGCTCCAGATTCTGTCTGACTCCTTGTGGGGCCCTGAGGGGTCCCGGCTTCAACGGAACTTCAGGTCACCACAGCCTCTGAATGGGCGAATCATTGAAGCTTCCTTCCCTGCTACTCCCTTTGCCACCCACATACCTTTACTCTCTAGGGATCCAACAGCTGAGCCAGGTATGGCCCCATGCCCTACCTTAGTGGATTCCTGTGTCCCAGACTCTTACCTTCAGGCTCTGACTTTGccatctccctttccctccctatATAGTGCATATGACCTCCTGTCTGAGTGTTGGTAAgtttttgacagaaaaaaaacccccaaaaccctTTTTTTACCCTAACCCCCAAGAATCCCCAGTTGACTTCCCCAAGGGCCCTCTTAGATGGCTGTGGCAGCAATATTGGCCAAAAACATGgtccattttgtcatttctttgtctTATTGTGCTATCACCATCTTTGACCTAATTAGGAATCCTATACCTGTCTTCCCCGATCCAGTGACTTCTAGATCACACATATTCCTTAAGGATGtgttggcgggggggggggggggggttccctgCTGGAATAGAAGATTGGGGATAGGGAGTTTAAAAAGGGGAGtttaaataaaagaggaaaagttgaagTTCCCCAAATTTCCTGGGAAAGATTAGGGTTTCCTGGTGTTATTTTTGAGTTCTGAAGTACCTCAGAAGCTAtctaactcttcattttacagatgaggaaacagactcatgaagcttaaataacttgcccaataGGTTGCAAGCCTCaagggtagaatttgaacctaggtcctctgactacTAAGTCAGGACTCTTCGCATTACTGCTCTGTTAGGTATTAACATGATTCCACCCCTCCATCACCATTCCTGTCCCCATGTGCATAGATATGATATATGACCCTTTTTGTTCCATTATTCATATACAGCTTCCAATTCTACccttataacttttttttgtagACTCTATAGGTAGCTCTTCACAGAAGACCAGGGGACATAGATTAGTTTGTTAGTTGCACCAAAGGCTTaattaaatagaattaatttACTTTACATGGAAAAGACTAATCATCACCCAAGCAGCATCTTCCTCTCTTGTATCCATCACTCCCACCCCCAACATTTCTTTCCTATAGGTGACATCTTGGCCCTGGTCTTTGGACTTCTCTTTGCTGTTACAAGTGTGGCCTTCCTTTTATATATGAAACACCAGAAGAGgtaaatatgatataatttttgACTCAGAAGGAATTTTAAGGTCATATTAGGACATCCCTCTCagtttacaaatcaggaaactgagcctCCAAGAGAGGAAAAATACCCATCATTATAAAGCTCTTGTGAATATTATCTTTCATCCCCTGAAatccatttcctcttttcttattaCTTAGTACCACTGATTTCCTGTCTTCTTCCCTATTACTCATCCCTTTACTGTACCCATAATTTAACTCTCATCTTGTATTTACATTCTGGATAACCCCAAAGCTTCCTCTCTTTATCCACCATCCCTTGATCCTGGGGTATCTTAACTGAAATGATCCTAGTCCCCCTCTCCTTGGGCCAGTTTAAGAAAGCATGCAAATTCCCTGAAAATGAGCACTGATTATATTGGCTTATTATTAGCTTGATCCTGATCCCCTCTGTTTTCAAGGCCAAGGAGTGTTGTCAAAGAGAATATCATCTACCACCCTACAGAGACCACGGAGACAACCACCTAGCGGGGCTGCAGACTCAGAGATTGATCACAGAGTCCCAAAGAGCTGGGGGAGAGGCAGGGATAAGTTCTTCCTCAATTACTTGCCCATAATCcccctatatttttttaaataaatgtttctaaTAAAATGCTCCATGGTTTCAGGTTATCATTCAATGTTGGAGAAGGGGGAATGGGATTGATTCATTAAGCAGCTGCTACTGGGAAGACAcaggggagaaaaaaatctacaaaagaaATCTATctaacaaatgaaaaatttggaCTATTaagaataatagctaatatttacatgTTGACTTAAAACTTACAAAGTTTTTTGCATAtgttattctcatttgatcctcaagatAGCACTATAAGTGCTGTTATTCTTGTTTTACaagcaaaaaaatctacaaaagaaATCTATctaacaaatgaaaaatttggaCTATTaagaataatagctaatatttacatgTTGACTTAAAACTTACAAAGTTTTTTGCATAtgttattctcatttgatcctcaagatAGCACTATAAGTGCTGTTATTCTTGTTTTAcccaaaagaaaactgagactgagagagatctCAGTGATTCATCTAGGGTCACCATCCTAgatagtaagtgtccaaggtggGGTTCAAACTCAGCTCTTCTAAGTGCTCAAACCTGTGATCCATTTTTTTGGATGTTTTCATGAATAGGTTCCTCTCTCTACAACAACCACTGCTAGATGacctaaggtccctttcaattctggagtctttgattctatgatttttccaTTGATCTAGTCCTGCCTTAGGGAGCTTCTACTCTGAAGAGGAGATAtgacacccccacacacacacacactccaaccCTGCAGGGCTTCTAGAGCTTTTTGagtaggaagaagaagaaacatgGTCTTGATTTCTAACCATGAAGGAGACTAAGTGGATTACACCAATAAAAACCCCCAAAGTGCTGTTAATTAATTCAGGAAGATACCAGAAACTGAACCAAGTATGTTtggtgggggaaggaggagatgGTTCACCTCACATgagtgatgaatttttttctccttttcacctGATTTGATATGAAttgaggttttttgtttgtttgttttttgccatTTTCAGTTATTTCCTGCCTAGAGCTGGCCTTGAATCCCAAAGTGAGATATGGTTCTCTCTTTCCCCCAGCCTCCCTGGTGTCACTGTCTAGGGCAAGAGGGAAGTCCTTCGAAGACCTGAGCTTG
Coding sequences within it:
- the CA9 gene encoding carbonic anhydrase 9 — its product is MAPPCPGWLTLLSPARAPIFLLWLLLFLVPSHPFSVLGKEGDSSEEEGDALGAENIPEEEKLPREEEFSSEGDTPGQGEQSKIEDTPKEEVPSNEEDPPRKQDPPIVEDSPVSEDNLGPHRNIPEKKDDDHQHWRYGGGPLWPRVSRACGGHLQSPVDIRTDFTYFRPHLMPPQLHGFLLPPDQSLKLQNNGHTVKLTLPPGLWMTLDQGTEYRALQLHLHWGAPGVPGSEHTVNGHRFPAEIHVVHLNTRFDTVEEALGQPGGLAVLAAFLQEGPEENDAYEELLSHLGSIDEEDSETLVSGLDVSALLPHDLHRYFRYKGSLTTPPCSQGVIWTVFNKTVLLSAEQLQILSDSLWGPEGSRLQRNFRSPQPLNGRIIEASFPATPFATHIPLLSRDPTAEPVHMTSCLSVGDILALVFGLLFAVTSVAFLLYMKHQKRPRSVVKENIIYHPTETTETTT